The Motilibacter peucedani region GCCGCCCAAATCCCGGCTGCGCCCCGGGCAGCGCGCCAGCCGGACCCCGCTCGCGGGCGCCCAGCGTGCGACCATGGACGTGCTCGCGCCCGCGCGACCCGCCGGGCGTGGCCCGTTGCGCCCGACTCCCCGAGAGGCCCTGCATCCCCGTGCCGCCGACCGCCCGCAGAGCGACCGATGCGACCCCGCAGCCAGGGCGCACCGATCCTTCGGTGATCCGCAACTTCTGCATCATCGCCCACATCGACCACGGCAAGTCCACGCTGGCCGACCGCATGCTGCAGGTGACCGGGGTCGTCGACGACCGCTCGATGCGGGCGCAGTACCTCGACCGCATGGACATCGAGCGCGAGCGCGGCATCACGATCAAGTCCCAGGCCGTACGCCTGCCGTTCGCGAGCGCCGACGGCACCGACTACGTACTGAACCTCATCGACACCCCCGGCCACGTCGACTTCACCTACGAGGTGTCGCGGTCGCTCGCCGCGTGCGAGGGCTGCATCCTGCTCGTCGACGCCGCGCAGGGCATCGAGGCCCAGACGCTGGCCAACCTCTACCTGGCGCTCGAGAACGACCTGACGATCATCCCGGTCCTCAACAAGATCGACCTGCCGGCCGCGCAGCCGGAGAAGTACGCCGCCGAGCTGGCCCACATCATCGGCTGCGACCCCGGCGACGTGCTCCGGGTCAGCGCCAAGACCGGCGTCGGCGTGAGCGAGCTGCTCGAGGAGGTCGTGCGCCAGGTCCCGGCCCCCACCGGCCGCGCCGAGGGCCCCGCCCGCGCGCTGATCTTCGACTCGGTCTACGACGCCTACCGCGGCGTGGTCACCTACGTCCGCGTCGTCGACGGGCACCTGTCCAAGCGCGAGCGCATCCTCATGCTCTCGACGAAGGCGACCCACGAGATGCTCGAGGTCGGGGTCATCTCGCCCGAGCCGGTGCCGGGCGACGGGCTGGGCGTCGGCGAGGTCGGCTACCTCATCACCGGCGTGAAGGACGTGCGCCAGAGCAAGGTCGGCGACACCGTCACGTCGGTCTCGAAGCCGGCCACCGAGATGCTCGGGGGCTACAAGGATCCGCGCCCGATGGTCTTCTCGGGGCTCTACCCGCTCGACGGCGACGACTTCTCGAACCTGCGCGAGGCGCTCGAGAAGCTCCAGCTCAACGACGCCGCGCTGGTGTGGGAGCCCGAGACCTCCGCGGCCCTGGGCTTCGGCTTCCGCTGCGGCTTCCTCGGACTGCTCCACCTCGAGATCGTGCGCGAGCGGCTCGAGCGCGAGTTCAAGCTCGACCTCATCTCGACCGCTCCGAACGTGGTCTACCGCGTCGTGATGGACGACGGCAGCGAGCGCATAGTCACCAACCCGAGCGAGTTCCCGGGCGGGAAGATCGCCGAGATCCACGAGCCGGTCGTCCGCTCCACGATCCTGGCGCCCACCGAGTTCGTGGGCGCGATCATGGAGCTCTGCCAGACCCGGCGCGGCACGCTGCTCGGCATGGACTACCTGTCCGAGGACCGGGTGGAGATCAAGTACACCCTGCCGCTGGCGGAGATCGTCTTCGACTTCTTCGACCAGCTGAAGTCGCGCACGCGCGGCTATGCCAGCCTCGACTACGAGCCCACCGGCGAGCAGGTGTCGCAGCTGGTCAAGGTCGACATCCTGCTGCAGGGCGAGGCGGTCGACGCCTTCAGCGCGATCGTCCACACCGACAAGGCGTACGCGTACGGCGTCGACATGACGAAGAAGCTGCGCGAGCTCATCCCGCGCCAGCAGTTCGAGGTGCCGATCCAGGCCGCCGTCGGTGCCCGGGTGATCGCCCGCGAGAACATCCGCGCCATCCGCAAGGACGTGCTCGCCAAGTGCTACGGCGGCGACATCACCCGCAAGCGCAAGCTGCTGGAGAAGCAGAAGGAGGGCAAGAAGCGGATGAAGATGGTCGGCCGGGTCGAGGTGCCCCAGGAGGCCTTCATCGCCGCGCTGTCCACCGACGCCGCGCCTGCGAAGAAGTAGCCCGCCCCGCTCGACCCGTCCGCGGCGCGACCAGCGCGTACGAGCGGTGGCAAGGACGCCCCAGCGGTAGCGCAGCTGCCACCGCCGGCCCGCAGCTGCTACCGCTGAGGTCGAGGTTCCTACCTCTGCTAGCACGGCGTACGCCGTGAGGCGGCGTGCCAGCCCTGACGAGCGCGCTGGCGGGTGGGCGGTAGCGGAGCCGGCCCAGCGGTAGCCCTCCCGCTACCGCCGGCCCGCAGCTGCTACCGCCGAAGTCGAGCCTCCAACCGCCGGCCCGCATCTGCTACCGCCGAGGTCGACGTCGCGACCGCCGACCCAGGGCAGAGCGCGGTACGCGGTCAGGCCGTGGGCGCCTGCTGCGCCGTGCCGCCCGCGACGCTGAGCCGGCGGCGGCCGCGCTCGCTGGCGAGCAGGTCGATGTAGCGGTGCGGCGCTCCGAGCCAGCCGGGCACCAGCTCGGGGTCGAGCGGGCGGGAGAGCCAGTAGCCCTGGGCGGTGTCGCAGCCGATCTGGCGCAGCCGCTGCCAGGTGCGCTCGTCCTCGACCCCCTCGGCGACGACCGCCAGGCGCAGCGTGTGCACGAGGTTGACCAGCGCGCAGACGATGGCATCGTCGTCGGCGACCTCCGACATGCCCATGACGAAGGACTTGTCGATCTTGACCTCGTCGACGGGCAGCTGGCGCAGGTAGGTCAGCGAGGACTGGCCGGCGCCGAGGTCGTCGATCGACAGGCGCACCCCCAGCGCCCGCAGGTCGTGGAGCACGCGCAGCGCGTGCGCCGGGTCGCGCATGACCGCGCCCTCGGTGATCTCGAGCGTGAGCCGGTGCGGCGGGATGCCGGCGAGCTCGAGGTGGCGGCGCACGCCCTGCACGAAGTCGGTGTCGTGCAGCGTCGGGGGCGAGACGTTGACGGCGACGGAGACGTAGCTGCCCTGGTCCTGCCACGCGCGGCACTGGCGCAGGCTCGTGGCGAGCACCCAGTCGGTGAGGTCGCTGATGAGCCCGACCTGCTCCGCGACCGGGATGAACGTGTCGGGCCCGACGACCCCGCGCACCGGGTCGTGCCAGCGGATGAGCGCCTCGAGGCTGGTGACCCGGCCCTCGACGATGCTGACCTTGGGCTGGTACTGCAGCCGGAACTCCTCGTTGAGCAGTGCCCAGCGCAGGTCGCTCACCAGGGCCAGGCGGGCGGCGCTGTTGACGTCGGCGCGCGGGGTGTAGACCTGCGCGGGCGTGCGGGTCGACTTGGCGTAGTACATCGCCACGTCGGCGCAGCGCAGCAGCGCCTCGGAGGTCGTGCCGTGCTGCGGGCTCACGGCGATGCCGGTGCTCGCCTCCATCCGGAACGAGATGCCCGACATCGGCAGCGGCGCCATGAGCGCGTCGCGCACCTGCCCGGCGTGCACGAGCGCCTCGTTGGCGCCGGCGCCGCGCAGCAGCACCGCGAACTCGTCGCCGCCGAGGCGCGAGACGCAGGTGTCGGGCGCCGCCATCGCCCGCAGCCGGCGGGCCACCTCGCGCAGCAGGTCGTCGCCGGCGGCGTGGCCGAGGGTGTCGTTGACCTCCTTGAAGCGGTTCAGGTCGAGCAGCAGCACGGCTGCGGTCCCGCGCCCGCACGCGTCGTCGACCGCGCGCGTGAAGAGCACCCGGTTGGGCAGCCCGGTCAGCGGGTCGTGCAGTGCCCGGTAGTCGCTCGCGGCAGCCTGCTCTCGCAGCAGGTCGGCCAGCCGGCTGTTGTGCAGCCAGCTCGCCGCCTGCCCGGCGATCGCCTCGAGCAGCGCCGCGTCCTCGGTGCCGAAGCCGCCGACGTCGCCGAGCCGGTCGTGGACGCTCAGCACGCCGATGCGCCCGTCCGGTCCGTCGAGCGCGCTCTCGAGCTCGTCGGCCGACTCGGGGACCTGCGGGGTGCCGGGGTGGTGCTCGGTGAGCTCCCGCACGCCGGACGCGTCGCAGGCGAAGGTGCGCGAGGTGCCCTCGGCGCCCACGAAGCCGGGGGACAGGACCAGAGCGGCGGAGTCGGCGACGAGCAGCTCGCGGGTGCGCTCGAGCACGTACGCGACGGTCGCCTCGAGCTCGAGCTGCTCGCCGACGCCGTGGCTGAAGCGGTTGAGGCTCTCCACCAGGCGGTGCCGGCGCTGGAGCTTCACGTGCGCACGGGTCGCGGACCAGACGGCGGCGCCCACCACCAGCAGCACCCAGGCGTTGCGCCAGCTCGTGCGCAGCAGGTCGAAGGCCACGAGCCCGAAGCTGACGTTGGTGAGCGAGACGAGCTGGCCCTCGAGCAGCCCGCGGACGGCGAGGCCGGTCGGGACCGCCCCCTCGCGCACCCAGATCGCGGCGAGGATCGCACCGGTGGAGACGAGCTCCGCGACCGCGACGGCGACTATCGCCGCCACCCAGGCGCGCGGGGAGGTCGCGAGGCCGGGGCCGTCGCCGGCGAGCGCGCGCCAGATCGCGACCGCGAGCAGGGTGTCGAGCCACCACTGGGCGCAGTTGAACAGCAGCTTCTCGGCCGGCTGGCGGCGCAGGGCGAGCGCTGCGGCCCCGCCCAGCAGCCGTGCGACGACCACGTGGGTCGGGCTCAGCGTGAACAGCCCGATGACGAGCGGGATCTCCGACAGCGCGAACGAGTGCGCCTCGCGCCCGAACTGCACGTGGACGACGCACAGCTCGGCGAGCACGAAGGCGGGCACGAGCTCCCACCAGTGCCACGACGACGCGACCGCCGCTCCCGCCACCGACCGGGTCACGACGACGTGGAGCACGGCTGAGCAGCCGGCGACCGCCAGGACCAGCGGCCAGGTGCCGCCCCGGCGCGCGAGCTGCGCCCGGGTCATGCGACCGTCACCGCCCCGGCCAGGAGGCGCCGCTCCAGCTCTGGCTGGACCAGCTCTGGCTCGACCAGCTCTGGCTGTGCCAGCCCTCGCCGCTCCAGCTCTGGCTCGACCAGCTCTGGCTCGACCAGTCGTGCCCGGCGAAGTCGTCGCCGGCCCACGACGGCGACCAGGCCGCCCGCGCCCACGCGGTGCCGGCCCACGAGGTGTCGCACCAGCAGTCGCCCGCCCAGCGCGCGCCGCGCCACTGCCCGTCCGACCACGCCGTGCCTGCGCGCGAGTCCGGAGCCCAGTCCGCCGGGGTCCAGGCGTGCCCGAAGATGTCGCGCTCGCCGACCAGCGGGCTGTCGCCGTCGACCACGTGCACGCTGCCGCGCGCGGCCTCGAGCGAGCCGAGCCCCGTGGAGGCGGGCCAGGCCTGCTGGAGCACCGGGACAGGGGCGGCGGCGGCCGCCGCCACGTCGAGCAGACCCGTGCCCGAGGCCCGCGCGCCGGCGAGGAGCAGCGGGCGCGAGGTGCCCATCAGCAGCGCCTTGACCTGGTCGGGGCGCAGCTCCGGACGGGCCTGCAGCAGCAGCGCGGCCGCTCCTGCGGTGACGGCCGCGGCCTGGGAGGTGCCGCTGCCCTTGAAGAACCGGTCGCCGACCCGCGCTCCGGGGTAGGCGGTGTCGACGTACGAGCCGGGGTCGCGCAGCGAGACGATCGACTGGCCCGGCGCGAGCAGGTCGACGTGCCGGCCGGACGAGCCCCGGCTGGAGAACTGCGGCACCGAGTCGTCCAGCGTCGACCGGGTGCCGTGGGTGTCGTCGGCCCCGACGGCGATCACGTAGGGGTCGCTCGCCGGGCTGTCGAGGCGCGGCTGCTCCGAGCCCTTGTTGCCGCCGGCGGAGACGACGGTGATGCCGGCGCGCCATGCGCTCTCGAGCGCGTGGGCGAGCGGGTCCACCGCGTACGCCTGCGTGGAGTCGGTGCCGAACGCGAGGCACAGCACGCGTACGTGGAGGCCGGGGTCGTTCTTGTGCGTCACGACCCAGTCGACGGCGGCGATCACCTGCGAGACGTCGACCGCGCCGTCGGAGGCGCCGACCCGCATGTCGAGCAGCGTCGCGCCGGGCGCGACGCCCGCGAACCCCGTGCTGTCGTCACGACCGGCGATGATCCCGGCCAGGTGCGTACCGTGCCCGAAGGCGTCGAGGTGGCGCAGCTGCGGGTGCGCGCTGTCGAGCGAGAGGTCCGGCCCGCTGACGACGTTGCCCGAGCTCAGGCCCGGCACCGGGACGACGCCGGTGTCGACGAGGGCGACGCCGATGCCGGAGCCGTCGATGCCGCGAGAGCGCAGCACGTCGGCCCCGACCGCCGCCGAGACCTGGTCCAGCGGGGTCTGGGCGGGGGAGTAGCCCCACGCGGCGCCGCGCAGCAGGCCGGCCGTGGTGTCCAGCGCGTCGGTGACCGGGCTGAGCACGGTGCCGAGCAGCGGGTCGAGCAGGCCGGCGTGAGCAGGAGAAGCGGGGGCGAGGGTGAGCGCGCCCGCAACCGCGGACACCGCCACGGCCGAGCACCCGCGCCGCAGAGCTCTCCTCAGCGAGACCATCGAACCCCCCGCACCCTGTGCGTGACCAAGCGTGGTGAAGCAATCACTTCGTGCATGCCTGCCGGGGCATCCGCTCAAACCTGGGAGACTGGGCAGGTGCCCTCGACGCTTCCTGACGGAGCTCCTGCTCCTGCCGACGGCACCCTGCCCCCGGCCTCGCTCGCGCGGCTGGGCAGCTCGCCGCTCGGCGCCTACGTCCACGTGCCCTACTGCGCCACGCGCTGCGGCTACTGCGACTTCAACACCTACACCGCCGCGGAGCTCGGGCCGGGCGTCAGCCGCGCCACGTGGGCGGACTCCCTGACGCAGGAGGTCGCGCTCGCCCGGCGGGTGCTGGGCGCGCCGGCGCCGCCGCTGGAGACCGTGTTCTACGGCGGCGGGACGCCCACGCTGCTCGAGCCGGCCGCCCTGGTCTCCGTGCTCGCCGCGCTGCGCGACGCCTTCGGACTGGCCGAGGGCGCCGAGGTGACGACAGAGGCCAACCCCGACTCGGTCGGTCCCGAAGCCCTGAGCGAGCTGCGCCGCGGCGGGTTCACCCGGGTGTCGTTCGGCATGCAGTCGGCGGTGCCGCACGTGCTGGCGACCCTCGACCGCGTGCACACGCCGGGGCGCGCCGGTGCCGCGGTCGCCGAGGCGCGGGCGGCCGGCTTCGAGCACCTCAGCGTGGACCTGATCTACGGCGCGCCCGGCGAGACGCTCGCCGACTGGGCGGTGTCGCTGGAGGCGGCGCTCGCGTGCGAGCCCGACCACGTCTCGGCCTACGCGCTGATCGTCGAGGACGGCACCCGGCTCGCCGCACGCGTACGCCGTGGCGAGCTCGCCGCGCCCGACGACGACTACATGGCCGACGCCTACGCCCTCGCCGACGCCACGCTCACGGCTGCGGGCTACGAGTGCTACGAGCTGTCGAACTGGGCACGGCCGGGCGGCCGCTGCCGGCACAACGAGCTCTACTGGCGCGGCGCCGACTGGTGGGGCTTCGGGCCGGGCGCGCACAGCCACGTGGGCGGCACCCGGTGGTGGAACGTCAAGCACCCCGCCGCCTGGGCCGGCCGGCTCGAGTCCGGGCAGAGCCCGGCGGCCGCCCGCGAGCTGCTCAGCGCCGAGGACCAGCGGGTCGAGCGCATCCTGCTCGAGACCCGGCTCTCGGCGGGGCTGCCGCTCGAGGTGCTGGCGCCGCAGGGTGCCCGGGCGGCGCGCGGGTTCGTCGACGAGGGGCTGCTGCGCAGCGACGCGTGGCACGACGGCCGGGCCGCACTCACCCTGCGCGGCCGGCTCCTCGCCGACGCGGTCGTGCGCGACCTCGTCGACTGACCCGTTGCCTGGTCAGAGCGTGGGCGGCTACTTCACGAGGCGCAGGTTGACCGGGTAGCGGTAGGCCTGGCCGTTGTTGGCGGCCACCGACGCCAGGACGATGAGCACCAGCGCCACGACAGCGACGACGCCGGCCAGCGGGACGACGACGATCAGGCCGAGCCCGAGGGTCACGACGCTGGCGATGACGGCGACGATGCTCAGGAAGAGCAGCATCAGCTGGAAGTTGAGCGCCTCGACGGCGTGCCCGCGCACGAACGGCGAGCTCGGCCCCTTGACCAGCAGCACGACCAGCGGGCCGAGGAACCCCAGGGCGACGAACGAGGCCAGGATCCCCGACAGGTGCGCGGCGAGGCCCCACAGCCGGTCGTCCTGGGTGGGCTGTCCGTAGCCCGTGCCGAACCCGGGCCCCGGCGGCGGACCCCACCCCGGCGGCGGACCCCACCCCGGCGGCGGTCCTCCGGGCGGCGGGCCCCAGCCGGGCGGCGGTCCCTGCGGCGGGCCGGGAGGCAGGCTCATGGCTCCAGTGTGGCAGTGACGAAGTCGATCAGCTCCTCAACGCGCCCGAGCAGGCTGGGCTCGAGGTCGGCGTAGGTGCGCACGCTGCCGAGGATGCGCCGCCAGGCCGCGGGCGGGTCGACGGGCCAGCCGAGCGCCTCGCAGACGCCCTCCTTCCACGGCACGCCGCGCGGGACGACGGGCCACACCCCGATGCCCAGCACCGACGGGCGCACGGCCTGCCAGACGTCGACGTAGGGGTGTCCCAGGACGAGCACGTGCGGGCCGGCCGCCTGTGCGGCGATCCGCGACTCCTTCGAGCCCGGCACGAGGTGGTCGACGAGCACGCCGAGGCGGGAGTCGGGCCCCGGGTCGAAGGCGCGCGCCCGCTCGGGCAGGTCGTCGACGCCGTCGAGCATCTCGACGACGACGCCCTCGACGCGCAGGTCGTCGCCCCAGACCTTCTCGACGAGCTCGGCGTCGTGCTTGCCCTCGACCCAGATGCGGCTGCCGCGGGCGACGCGCGCGCGGGCGCCGTGGACGGCGACCGAGCCCGAGGCCGTACGCGTGGGTGCCGCGGGCGCCGCCGCGACCGGGCGCACCAGGCGCACGGGCCTGCCCTCGACCAGGAAGCCGGGGCCGGCCGGGAAGG contains the following coding sequences:
- the lepA gene encoding translation elongation factor 4; this encodes MPVPPTARRATDATPQPGRTDPSVIRNFCIIAHIDHGKSTLADRMLQVTGVVDDRSMRAQYLDRMDIERERGITIKSQAVRLPFASADGTDYVLNLIDTPGHVDFTYEVSRSLAACEGCILLVDAAQGIEAQTLANLYLALENDLTIIPVLNKIDLPAAQPEKYAAELAHIIGCDPGDVLRVSAKTGVGVSELLEEVVRQVPAPTGRAEGPARALIFDSVYDAYRGVVTYVRVVDGHLSKRERILMLSTKATHEMLEVGVISPEPVPGDGLGVGEVGYLITGVKDVRQSKVGDTVTSVSKPATEMLGGYKDPRPMVFSGLYPLDGDDFSNLREALEKLQLNDAALVWEPETSAALGFGFRCGFLGLLHLEIVRERLEREFKLDLISTAPNVVYRVVMDDGSERIVTNPSEFPGGKIAEIHEPVVRSTILAPTEFVGAIMELCQTRRGTLLGMDYLSEDRVEIKYTLPLAEIVFDFFDQLKSRTRGYASLDYEPTGEQVSQLVKVDILLQGEAVDAFSAIVHTDKAYAYGVDMTKKLRELIPRQQFEVPIQAAVGARVIARENIRAIRKDVLAKCYGGDITRKRKLLEKQKEGKKRMKMVGRVEVPQEAFIAALSTDAAPAKK
- a CDS encoding putative bifunctional diguanylate cyclase/phosphodiesterase, with translation MTRAQLARRGGTWPLVLAVAGCSAVLHVVVTRSVAGAAVASSWHWWELVPAFVLAELCVVHVQFGREAHSFALSEIPLVIGLFTLSPTHVVVARLLGGAAALALRRQPAEKLLFNCAQWWLDTLLAVAIWRALAGDGPGLATSPRAWVAAIVAVAVAELVSTGAILAAIWVREGAVPTGLAVRGLLEGQLVSLTNVSFGLVAFDLLRTSWRNAWVLLVVGAAVWSATRAHVKLQRRHRLVESLNRFSHGVGEQLELEATVAYVLERTRELLVADSAALVLSPGFVGAEGTSRTFACDASGVRELTEHHPGTPQVPESADELESALDGPDGRIGVLSVHDRLGDVGGFGTEDAALLEAIAGQAASWLHNSRLADLLREQAAASDYRALHDPLTGLPNRVLFTRAVDDACGRGTAAVLLLDLNRFKEVNDTLGHAAGDDLLREVARRLRAMAAPDTCVSRLGGDEFAVLLRGAGANEALVHAGQVRDALMAPLPMSGISFRMEASTGIAVSPQHGTTSEALLRCADVAMYYAKSTRTPAQVYTPRADVNSAARLALVSDLRWALLNEEFRLQYQPKVSIVEGRVTSLEALIRWHDPVRGVVGPDTFIPVAEQVGLISDLTDWVLATSLRQCRAWQDQGSYVSVAVNVSPPTLHDTDFVQGVRRHLELAGIPPHRLTLEITEGAVMRDPAHALRVLHDLRALGVRLSIDDLGAGQSSLTYLRQLPVDEVKIDKSFVMGMSEVADDDAIVCALVNLVHTLRLAVVAEGVEDERTWQRLRQIGCDTAQGYWLSRPLDPELVPGWLGAPHRYIDLLASERGRRRLSVAGGTAQQAPTA
- a CDS encoding S8 family serine peptidase translates to MAVSAVAGALTLAPASPAHAGLLDPLLGTVLSPVTDALDTTAGLLRGAAWGYSPAQTPLDQVSAAVGADVLRSRGIDGSGIGVALVDTGVVPVPGLSSGNVVSGPDLSLDSAHPQLRHLDAFGHGTHLAGIIAGRDDSTGFAGVAPGATLLDMRVGASDGAVDVSQVIAAVDWVVTHKNDPGLHVRVLCLAFGTDSTQAYAVDPLAHALESAWRAGITVVSAGGNKGSEQPRLDSPASDPYVIAVGADDTHGTRSTLDDSVPQFSSRGSSGRHVDLLAPGQSIVSLRDPGSYVDTAYPGARVGDRFFKGSGTSQAAAVTAGAAALLLQARPELRPDQVKALLMGTSRPLLLAGARASGTGLLDVAAAAAAPVPVLQQAWPASTGLGSLEAARGSVHVVDGDSPLVGERDIFGHAWTPADWAPDSRAGTAWSDGQWRGARWAGDCWCDTSWAGTAWARAAWSPSWAGDDFAGHDWSSQSWSSQSWSGEGWHSQSWSSQSWSSQSWSGASWPGR
- the hemW gene encoding radical SAM family heme chaperone HemW; the encoded protein is MPSTLPDGAPAPADGTLPPASLARLGSSPLGAYVHVPYCATRCGYCDFNTYTAAELGPGVSRATWADSLTQEVALARRVLGAPAPPLETVFYGGGTPTLLEPAALVSVLAALRDAFGLAEGAEVTTEANPDSVGPEALSELRRGGFTRVSFGMQSAVPHVLATLDRVHTPGRAGAAVAEARAAGFEHLSVDLIYGAPGETLADWAVSLEAALACEPDHVSAYALIVEDGTRLAARVRRGELAAPDDDYMADAYALADATLTAAGYECYELSNWARPGGRCRHNELYWRGADWWGFGPGAHSHVGGTRWWNVKHPAAWAGRLESGQSPAAARELLSAEDQRVERILLETRLSAGLPLEVLAPQGARAARGFVDEGLLRSDAWHDGRAALTLRGRLLADAVVRDLVD
- a CDS encoding DUF4870 domain-containing protein, with protein sequence MSLPPGPPQGPPPGWGPPPGGPPPGWGPPPGWGPPPGPGFGTGYGQPTQDDRLWGLAAHLSGILASFVALGFLGPLVVLLVKGPSSPFVRGHAVEALNFQLMLLFLSIVAVIASVVTLGLGLIVVVPLAGVVAVVALVLIVLASVAANNGQAYRYPVNLRLVK
- a CDS encoding DUF3097 domain-containing protein translates to MLPYGPSALPAKPRKVPPPEVPAEIGLVVEDVQTGWCGAVVVVEKQPAGTLVVLEDRHGKRRSFPAGPGFLVEGRPVRLVRPVAAAPAAPTRTASGSVAVHGARARVARGSRIWVEGKHDAELVEKVWGDDLRVEGVVVEMLDGVDDLPERARAFDPGPDSRLGVLVDHLVPGSKESRIAAQAAGPHVLVLGHPYVDVWQAVRPSVLGIGVWPVVPRGVPWKEGVCEALGWPVDPPAAWRRILGSVRTYADLEPSLLGRVEELIDFVTATLEP